A region from the Marinobacter sp. MDS2 genome encodes:
- a CDS encoding MgtC/SapB family protein — MDESEISLLDMTIRLLSAAGLAFLLGLERELRGKPAGLRSHMLVSLGASAFIMMGMHILLATAEGDPSARIDPTRIVEGVVGGIGFLGAGCIIQSRGNVQGITTGASIWIAGAIGVACGLGTLVLAGLLTGFALITVVILGRFEREVIED; from the coding sequence ATGGACGAGAGCGAAATTTCCCTGCTGGACATGACCATTCGACTTCTTTCGGCGGCCGGGCTTGCGTTTTTGTTAGGTCTGGAGCGGGAATTGAGAGGAAAACCTGCAGGGCTGCGATCTCACATGTTGGTCTCTCTGGGGGCTTCGGCTTTCATTATGATGGGGATGCACATTTTGTTGGCAACAGCGGAAGGCGACCCTTCAGCTCGAATAGATCCAACCCGCATCGTGGAAGGCGTGGTAGGCGGCATTGGCTTTTTGGGTGCGGGTTGCATCATTCAAAGCCGCGGCAATGTTCAGGGCATTACCACCGGAGCGTCTATCTGGATCGCGGGTGCAATCGGAGTTGCTTGTGGGCTTGGCACCTTGGTGCTGGCCGGATTACTGACAGGATTTGCACTTATAACCGTGGTTATTCTGGGACGGTTTGAACGGGAAGTCATCGAGGACTAA
- a CDS encoding haloacid dehalogenase type II: MINKKAPPVIVFDVNETLLDITTLEPLFERMFGNPVMLREWFAQLVLYSQTMTLSGLYTPFNKLGAAALKMTASIHQIGCTDNDIEELGERMRRMPAHPDVVPALTRLKTAGHRLVTLTNSPVSASPTPLDEAGLRDYFERTFSVEATGKFKPAPETYQHVAQALSVNTSDLCLVACHLWDTIGAQAAGCQGAFLTRPHNAFLPAPGVPYPDFMASTLGELAEQIIRRAPVEAPNP, from the coding sequence ATGATTAATAAGAAAGCCCCGCCCGTCATCGTTTTCGATGTCAACGAAACCTTGCTCGACATTACCACCCTTGAGCCCTTGTTTGAGCGCATGTTTGGAAATCCTGTCATGCTCAGGGAGTGGTTTGCACAGCTCGTACTCTACTCCCAGACGATGACGTTATCGGGCCTTTATACGCCCTTCAACAAACTCGGCGCAGCGGCACTAAAAATGACCGCATCGATTCATCAAATTGGCTGCACCGATAACGACATTGAAGAACTTGGGGAACGAATGCGGCGCATGCCGGCGCACCCGGATGTTGTTCCGGCTCTCACCCGGTTAAAAACCGCCGGCCATAGATTGGTCACGCTCACCAACTCCCCTGTTAGCGCTTCCCCCACTCCGTTGGATGAAGCCGGTTTACGCGATTATTTCGAGCGTACGTTCAGCGTTGAAGCAACAGGCAAGTTCAAACCAGCGCCCGAGACCTATCAACACGTTGCACAAGCGCTCTCGGTTAACACGTCCGATTTGTGCCTTGTCGCCTGCCACCTCTGGGACACCATAGGCGCACAAGCTGCGGGCTGCCAAGGCGCTTTTCTTACCCGCCCACATAACGCATTTTTGCCCGCGCCCGGTGTTCCGTATCCCGATTTTATGGCCTCAACGTTGGGCGAGCTGGCCGAGCAAATCATCCGGCGAGCGCCCGTGGAGGCTCCCAACCCATAA
- a CDS encoding HupE/UreJ family protein — translation MNRMTKLLMSVGLMLIAGAAAAHPGHGVHTHSDFLSGLLHPMLGIDHLLAMAAIGFWSIRQSTVMKNGAPLFVVGGMILGAVLAWSGLNLSGVETGIAMSVLLAGVLIATMAKLPTVVGGTLVTLFMITHGYAHGAEMTAGASLFSYLAGFVVATLAITFVGRRLGELMLRADNRVTRALGGVVAVVGGVLAAG, via the coding sequence ATGAACAGAATGACTAAATTACTGATGAGCGTTGGGCTGATGTTGATCGCCGGTGCAGCTGCAGCTCACCCCGGCCACGGCGTGCATACCCACAGCGATTTCCTCAGCGGCTTGCTGCACCCAATGTTGGGCATTGACCACTTGCTGGCGATGGCTGCCATCGGCTTCTGGAGTATTCGACAGAGCACGGTAATGAAAAATGGCGCACCGCTGTTTGTTGTTGGCGGCATGATTCTTGGTGCAGTGTTGGCTTGGAGTGGATTGAATTTGAGTGGTGTGGAAACGGGTATCGCCATGTCTGTGCTGCTGGCAGGTGTGCTGATTGCCACTATGGCGAAACTGCCTACGGTCGTAGGCGGCACATTGGTGACTCTGTTTATGATCACCCACGGATACGCTCACGGCGCTGAAATGACTGCCGGTGCCAGCCTGTTCTCCTACTTGGCCGGTTTCGTGGTTGCAACTTTGGCTATCACGTTCGTTGGTCGTCGTCTGGGGGAATTGATGCTCCGTGCAGACAACCGGGTCACGCGCGCATTAGGTGGTGTGGTCGCAGTGGTTGGTGGTGTATTGGCTGCCGGTTAA